In the genome of Siniperca chuatsi isolate FFG_IHB_CAS linkage group LG17, ASM2008510v1, whole genome shotgun sequence, one region contains:
- the si:dkey-222b8.4 gene encoding uncharacterized protein KIAA0895 isoform X1 produces MAAQPLKSFFFCFLNIPWCRNVVTTERLHWPEVEMSKKYILNSADKALSPSQVYLEKISSGVLKDLFSTGSSSYNVLLQAEEEEKKSPKQSPYKRPKTSVKCGTTFSKRNRPGVVPKKVRAPEGGGKPAQTNRVLSGSNSNLPKPARSIAVVGSTMSLTPRTVPQLRKMCIPSSPRTKLPLLQKAAITREVENAKKLCILTAIKPSNVEKEKAKFFKSDFNYNPQFEYSNPVSPLVLARHNNASDRFLTKAVHIMELALQRYGCYEKFEQVTGGHLLTKSRIWHNVKKYMEKEGCMGEIVVQVTDDLLSRASMTVVNSRPTLTINISTAREHWLEGMLRHEIGTHYFRGINNCHQPWSSSMGRKKHNLKPLNPTEEGLASIHSVLFRKDPTLWRAALLYYTVYQASHMSFSQLFHNLGRFVQDPNTRWDYCVRAKRGQTDTAQPGCFSKDQVYLDGILKILRYRDKINFPLLMALGKVSFEDVDRLKALAQMENVRIPHFIQDQERYAEQLTKIMTFNQLTDEELKTIV; encoded by the exons ATGGCAGCCCAGCcgttaaaaagcttttttttttgttttttaaatattcccTGGTGTCGTAATGTAGTCACTACAG AAAGACTCCACTGGCCAGAAGTAGAAATGTCCAAAAAGTATATCTTAAACTCTGCTGACAAGGCACTGAGTCCAAGCCAAGTATACCTGGAGAAAATTTCTTCAGGTGTCCTCAAAGACCTCTTCAGCACTGGCTCCAGCAGCTACAATGTCCTGCTGCaggctgaggaagaggagaagaagagccCGAAGCAGTCCCCGTACAAGAGGCCAAAAACATCAGTGAAATGTGGCACCACATTTAGTAAAAGAAACCGTCCAGGCGTGGTTCCTAAAAAGGTACGTGCTCCGGAAGGTGGTGGTAAACCTGCACAGACAAATCGTGTCCTCTCAGGAAGCAACTCCAATCTCCCTAAACCAGCACGAAGCATCGCAGTTGTGGGCAGCACCATGAGCCTAACCCCTCGTACAGTTCCACAGCTCAGGAAGATGTGCATCCCCAGTTCCCCTCGCACTAAACTTCCCTTGTTGCAGAAAGCAGCAATCACGCGGGAAGTGGAAAATGCCAAGAAGCTCTGCATCCTTACAGCCATCAAGCCTTCTAATGTTGAGAAAGAGAAGGCCAAGTTTTTCAAGTCTGACTTCAACTACAATCCACAGTTTGAGTACAGCAACCCCGTTTCTCCACTTGTTCTGGCACGGCATAACAATGCCTCAGATCGCTTCCTGACAAAG GCAGTGCACATCATGGAGCTAGCTCTTCAGCGATATGGCTGCTATGAGAAATTTGAACAGGTCACTGGCGGCCACCTCCTCACCAAGAGTCGCATCTGGCACAACGTCAAGAAATACATGGAGAAGGAAGGCTGTATGGGGGAG ATCGTAGTCCAGGTGACAGATGACCTCCTGTCCAGAGCCTCCATGACAGTGGTGAACAGCAGACCCACACTGACCATCAACATCTCCACTGCCCGAGAACACTGGCTGGAAGGCATGCTGAGGCATGAGATTG GCACACATTATTTCCGTGGCATCAACAACTGCCACCAGCCATGGAGCAGCAGCATGGGCAGGAAGAAGCACAACCTGAAGCCTCTGAACCCCACAGAGGAGGGCCTGGCCAGCATCCACAGTGTCCTGTTCCGGAAAGACCCCACACTGTGGCGCGCTGCCCTGCTTTACTACACCGTCTACCAGGCCAGCCACATGTCCTTCTCGCAGCTCTTCCACAATCTGGGACGCTTCGTCCAGGACCCCAATACCCGCTGGGACTACTGTGTCCGAGCCAAGAGAGGCCAGACTGATACAGCACAGCCAG GGTGCTTCAGTAAAGACCAGGTCTACCTGGATGGCATCCTGAAGATCCTTAGATACAGAGACAAGATCAACTTCCCATTGCTGATGGCTCTAGGAAAG